Proteins from a genomic interval of Streptomyces sp. NBC_00820:
- a CDS encoding DUF418 domain-containing protein, producing the protein MTRHASSAVPAGASYGVEAEPRQAAAEASSKGRLVGIDLARGLAVFGMYAAHVGPDVSVGGTVGFLMEATRGRSSALFAVLAGFSLVIITGRPRPRVGRAGRQAVARVVIRALLLMVLGYVLTALGTDIDVILSFYGLLFLAVVPLYRLRAAALAAVAAAGALILPQVLFAIRRSIEAGNWADVVVAHDPLARVSGTDGCVELLFTGEYPVLTWIPFLVAGMAVARLDLGRPGIRCRLALTGASLAVVGYGGSWLALRLVPHALSAVSAATDGGSASSAWWSDTVGDPTRRTPAVWLLVAAPHSQTTFSVLGNTGVAVLVVAACLTVAERLPRLTRTATPVAAVGTMALTVYVLHIVALWCFTEVWHVPAVESDTMSELPVLLGFIAAAVLVAVVWTRFFRRGPFEHLLHLATRLARHIT; encoded by the coding sequence ATGACCCGGCACGCATCGTCGGCCGTTCCGGCAGGCGCGTCGTACGGTGTCGAGGCGGAACCCCGGCAGGCAGCGGCCGAAGCGTCGTCGAAGGGACGGCTGGTCGGCATCGACCTGGCCCGCGGACTCGCGGTCTTCGGCATGTACGCCGCGCACGTCGGCCCCGATGTGAGCGTCGGCGGCACGGTGGGCTTCTTGATGGAGGCGACGCGCGGCCGTTCCTCCGCCCTCTTCGCGGTGCTCGCCGGCTTCTCGCTCGTGATCATCACGGGCCGCCCGCGACCCCGTGTCGGGCGTGCCGGCCGGCAGGCCGTGGCCCGGGTCGTGATCCGCGCTCTCCTCCTGATGGTCCTCGGCTACGTCCTGACCGCCCTGGGCACCGACATCGACGTGATCCTCAGCTTCTACGGCCTGCTGTTCCTGGCTGTCGTCCCGCTGTACCGGCTGCGGGCGGCCGCCCTCGCGGCCGTCGCGGCCGCCGGGGCGCTGATCCTGCCGCAGGTCCTGTTCGCGATCCGGAGGTCCATCGAGGCCGGGAACTGGGCGGACGTCGTCGTCGCGCACGACCCGCTGGCCCGGGTCAGCGGCACGGACGGGTGTGTCGAGCTGCTGTTCACGGGGGAGTATCCGGTGCTCACGTGGATCCCCTTCCTGGTCGCGGGAATGGCGGTGGCCCGGCTGGACCTCGGCCGCCCCGGCATCCGGTGCCGGCTGGCCCTCACCGGAGCGTCGCTGGCCGTGGTGGGCTACGGCGGCTCCTGGCTGGCCCTGCGGCTCGTCCCGCACGCCCTCTCCGCGGTCTCGGCGGCCACGGACGGCGGGTCCGCGTCGTCCGCGTGGTGGTCGGACACCGTGGGAGACCCCACCCGCCGTACCCCGGCCGTCTGGCTGCTGGTGGCCGCCCCGCACAGCCAGACGACCTTCTCCGTCCTCGGCAACACGGGTGTCGCCGTCCTGGTGGTGGCCGCGTGCCTGACCGTCGCCGAGCGGCTGCCGCGGCTCACCCGGACGGCCACGCCCGTCGCGGCCGTCGGCACGATGGCCCTGACCGTCTACGTTCTGCACATCGTCGCTCTCTGGTGCTTCACCGAGGTCTGGCACGTGCCCGCGGTCGAGAGCGACACCATGTCCGAGCTGCCGGTCCTCCTCGGCTTCATCGCGGCCGCCGTCCTCGTGGCCGTCGTGTGGACCCGCTTCTTCAGGCGAGGTCCCTTCGAGCACCTGCTCCATCTGGCCACTCGGCTCGCGCGGCACATCACGTGA
- a CDS encoding response regulator transcription factor, producing the protein MIRVLLVDDEALVRTGFTHILNASDDIEVVAAVLGGEAVRAVRDLRPDIVLLDIRMPDVDGLTVLAGLRRLPDPPVVAMLTTFDTDGYVATALRSGAAGFLLKDTDPDQLPHLVRTLAEGDPALSSKVARTVMHGYLDGGTHDPSAVHLTARLTERERAILVLMARGLANTDIGERLHLSTGTVKGHVSALFAKLRVSSRVQAAVIAERAGLLAPPADEDTG; encoded by the coding sequence GTGATCCGGGTACTGCTGGTCGACGACGAGGCTCTGGTCCGCACGGGTTTCACACACATCCTCAACGCGTCGGACGACATCGAGGTCGTCGCGGCGGTCCTGGGCGGCGAGGCCGTACGGGCGGTACGCGACCTCCGGCCCGACATCGTGCTGCTGGACATCCGGATGCCGGACGTGGACGGACTGACGGTGCTCGCCGGTCTCCGTCGGCTGCCCGACCCTCCGGTGGTCGCCATGCTGACCACGTTCGACACCGACGGCTACGTGGCGACGGCCCTGCGCTCGGGCGCGGCCGGATTCCTGCTGAAGGACACGGACCCGGATCAGCTCCCCCACCTGGTGCGCACCCTGGCCGAGGGCGACCCCGCGCTGTCGTCCAAGGTGGCCCGTACCGTGATGCACGGTTATCTCGACGGCGGCACGCACGACCCGTCCGCCGTGCACCTCACCGCCCGGCTGACCGAGCGCGAGCGGGCCATCCTCGTCCTCATGGCCAGGGGACTCGCCAACACCGACATCGGCGAACGCCTGCACCTGAGCACCGGCACGGTCAAGGGCCACGTCAGTGCCCTCTTCGCCAAGCTGCGGGTGAGCAGTCGCGTCCAGGCGGCCGTGATCGCCGAACGCGCGGGGCTGCTGGCGCCGCCCGCGGACGAGGACACCGGATGA
- a CDS encoding sensor histidine kinase: MRPRRPPAPVLDAVLVLAALADTWVHVDFDAGAAMACALLGAVALALRRRLPLLTFLLTLPSALITDASFAPMAALYTLSSLSRHRFLLAVCALAFAASDFLPWPWSSLRPGELTQAYGLFDLSYTLATAAAPVFLGQLVQARRELSLRLAEITEARENERLLTAQSVLAKERAQLAREMHDVVSHQVSLIAVQAGALQVGGRDAETRQAAATIRRLSVQTLDELRHMVSVLRASGSRPTELTPQPSLADLHRLIHVSGIEARLDTELPEDLPPAVQRAVYRTVQEALTNVRKHSPGATATVRIRHTEGTLRTTITNTAATRFALALPSAHHGLAGLRQRAELLGGTFSSGPTSDGGYELRLELPVEQAR, translated from the coding sequence ATGAGACCCCGCAGACCACCGGCCCCGGTGCTGGACGCCGTCCTCGTCCTGGCCGCGCTGGCGGACACCTGGGTGCACGTCGACTTCGACGCCGGCGCGGCCATGGCCTGCGCGCTGCTCGGCGCCGTGGCCCTCGCGCTGCGCCGCAGGCTGCCGCTGCTGACCTTCCTGCTCACGCTCCCCAGTGCCCTGATCACGGACGCGTCGTTCGCCCCCATGGCCGCTCTGTACACGCTCTCCTCGCTCAGCCGCCACCGGTTCCTGCTGGCCGTCTGCGCCCTCGCCTTCGCCGCCAGCGACTTCCTGCCCTGGCCCTGGTCGTCGCTGCGGCCCGGTGAACTCACCCAGGCCTACGGCCTGTTCGACCTGAGCTACACACTGGCGACCGCGGCCGCGCCCGTGTTCCTGGGTCAACTCGTCCAGGCCCGACGCGAACTGTCCCTGCGGCTCGCCGAGATCACCGAGGCCCGCGAGAACGAGCGGCTGCTGACCGCCCAGAGCGTCCTGGCCAAGGAGCGGGCGCAGCTCGCGCGGGAGATGCACGACGTGGTCTCCCACCAGGTCAGTCTCATCGCCGTACAGGCCGGAGCACTTCAGGTCGGCGGCCGGGACGCCGAGACCCGGCAGGCCGCGGCCACGATCCGGCGGCTCAGTGTGCAGACCCTCGACGAACTCCGGCACATGGTGAGCGTGCTGCGCGCCTCCGGCAGCCGTCCCACGGAACTCACCCCGCAGCCGTCCCTCGCCGACCTGCACCGGCTCATCCACGTCAGTGGCATCGAGGCCCGGCTCGACACCGAGCTGCCCGAGGACCTTCCGCCCGCCGTGCAGCGCGCCGTCTACCGCACCGTCCAGGAAGCCCTGACCAACGTCCGCAAGCACTCCCCCGGTGCCACGGCGACCGTGCGTATCCGTCACACGGAGGGCACCCTGCGCACCACCATCACCAACACCGCCGCCACCCGGTTCGCGCTCGCCCTGCCCAGCGCCCACCACGGTCTGGCGGGACTGCGCCAGCGCGCCGAACTCCTCGGCGGCACCTTCTCCTCCGGTCCGACGTCCGACGGCGGGTACGAACTCCGCCTGGAACTCCCCGTCGAACAGGCCCGATGA
- a CDS encoding Dyp-type peroxidase, whose protein sequence is MDHTAAQDATGKHAVDTEPQYIDTPLTSAAAFLVLVVNEGDQAMATARSVVASTDDLIKDLLIRDSSGTFTCNVAISHHAWEPLTAKPLPSELKPFQEIRGAQHTAVSTPGDLLYHVRAGSTDLIVEFEKILLDAFGDSVTAVDDTAGFRYFDGRDLLEFADGTANPNGLSLPESTLVGAEDPEYAGGSYVVIQKYLHDLAAWRAQTTETQEAIIGRTKFDNVELPDATEGQKSHKTLCTIQDAEGEHDILRDNMPFATPGRGEYGTYFIGYSRHLWVIEKMLERMFIGDPPPLHDRILDYSKAVTGVTFFAPARQFLTDLAD, encoded by the coding sequence ATGGACCACACTGCAGCGCAGGACGCCACCGGCAAACACGCTGTCGACACCGAGCCGCAGTACATCGACACACCGTTGACCTCGGCGGCCGCCTTCCTGGTGCTGGTCGTCAACGAGGGCGACCAGGCGATGGCCACCGCCCGCTCGGTGGTCGCCAGTACGGACGACCTCATCAAGGATCTCCTCATCCGGGACAGCAGCGGCACGTTCACCTGCAACGTCGCGATCTCGCACCATGCCTGGGAACCACTGACCGCGAAGCCCCTCCCCAGCGAACTCAAGCCGTTCCAGGAGATCAGGGGCGCCCAGCACACCGCCGTCTCCACGCCGGGTGACTTGCTGTACCACGTCAGGGCCGGTTCGACGGATCTGATTGTCGAGTTCGAGAAGATCCTGCTCGACGCCTTCGGGGACTCCGTGACAGCGGTGGACGACACCGCAGGCTTCCGCTACTTCGACGGACGCGACCTGCTCGAATTCGCCGACGGCACAGCGAACCCGAACGGCCTCAGCCTGCCGGAATCCACCCTGGTGGGCGCGGAGGACCCGGAGTACGCCGGGGGAAGCTACGTCGTCATCCAGAAGTACCTGCACGACCTGGCGGCCTGGCGCGCCCAGACGACCGAGACACAGGAAGCCATCATCGGCCGTACCAAGTTCGACAACGTCGAACTGCCCGACGCGACGGAGGGCCAGAAGTCGCACAAGACGCTGTGCACCATCCAGGACGCCGAAGGTGAGCACGACATCCTGCGCGACAACATGCCGTTCGCGACCCCGGGACGCGGTGAGTACGGTACGTACTTCATCGGCTACTCCAGGCACCTGTGGGTGATCGAGAAGATGCTGGAGCGCATGTTCATCGGCGATCCGCCCCCGCTGCACGACCGGATCCTCGACTACTCCAAGGCCGTCACCGGAGTGACCTTCTTCGCTCCTGCCCGCCAGTTCCTGACCGACCTGGCCGACTGA
- a CDS encoding glutathione-independent formaldehyde dehydrogenase, whose translation MKAVVYEEPFSVVVKDVEDPGILHPNDVIVRVTSSAICGSDLHMYEGRTAAEPGIVFGHENLGVIEEVGSGVTSLSVGDRVVMPFNVACGFCKNCLAGDTGFCLTVNPGFAGGAYGYVAMGPYTGGQAELLRVPFADFNCLKLPEGDEFETDFVLLADIFPTGYHGCELAQVSPGETVAVYGAGPVGLMAAYSALLRGASKVFVVDRVPERLAKAAEIGAIPIDFTQGDPAEQIKEMTNGEGTDKGIDAVGYQAQSSDSSHEEPAIVLNELVETVRPTGRLGIPGLYVPSDPGGPDEHAKHGQLLVSIGKMFEKGQKMGTGQCNVKRYNRQLRDLIISGRATPSFVVSHELPLEQAPLAYEKFDKRIEGYTKVVLHPGHDLAA comes from the coding sequence GTGAAGGCCGTCGTCTACGAAGAGCCTTTCAGCGTGGTGGTGAAGGACGTCGAGGATCCGGGGATCCTGCACCCCAACGATGTGATCGTGCGGGTCACGTCGTCCGCGATCTGCGGGTCGGACCTGCACATGTACGAGGGCCGCACGGCGGCCGAGCCGGGCATCGTCTTCGGACACGAGAACCTCGGGGTGATCGAGGAGGTCGGCAGCGGCGTGACCTCGTTGTCCGTGGGGGACCGTGTCGTGATGCCGTTCAACGTCGCCTGCGGATTCTGCAAGAACTGTCTCGCCGGCGACACCGGATTCTGTCTGACGGTCAATCCCGGCTTCGCGGGAGGGGCTTACGGATACGTGGCCATGGGCCCGTACACGGGCGGTCAGGCGGAGCTGCTGAGGGTGCCCTTCGCCGACTTCAACTGCCTGAAACTGCCGGAGGGCGACGAGTTCGAGACCGACTTCGTGCTGCTCGCCGACATCTTCCCGACGGGGTACCACGGCTGCGAGCTCGCCCAGGTCTCGCCCGGCGAGACCGTGGCCGTCTACGGCGCCGGGCCGGTAGGCCTGATGGCCGCTTACTCGGCGCTGCTGCGCGGCGCGTCGAAGGTGTTCGTCGTCGACCGGGTGCCCGAACGGCTCGCCAAGGCCGCGGAGATCGGGGCCATCCCCATCGACTTCACCCAGGGCGATCCGGCCGAGCAGATCAAGGAGATGACGAACGGAGAGGGGACGGACAAGGGCATCGACGCTGTCGGCTACCAGGCCCAGTCGTCCGACTCCAGCCACGAGGAACCCGCCATCGTCCTCAACGAACTCGTCGAGACGGTGCGGCCGACCGGCAGGCTCGGCATACCGGGCCTGTACGTGCCGTCCGACCCCGGGGGACCCGACGAGCACGCCAAGCACGGCCAACTCCTGGTCTCGATCGGCAAGATGTTCGAGAAGGGGCAGAAGATGGGAACCGGTCAGTGCAACGTCAAGCGGTACAACCGCCAGTTGCGCGACCTCATCATCTCCGGGCGCGCCACGCCCAGCTTCGTGGTGTCCCACGAGCTGCCGCTGGAGCAGGCCCCCTTGGCGTACGAGAAGTTCGACAAGCGCATCGAGGGTTACACCAAGGTGGTGCTGCACCCGGGTCACGACCTCGCGGCGTGA
- a CDS encoding PPOX class F420-dependent oxidoreductase, giving the protein MPVPLGEDVVALLRRPSTCYIATTMPDGSPQLTQTWVDTDGEHVLINSVESHQKTRNIARDPRVAVAISDPAEPSSYVQIRGRVVKVATEGAVEHIEALAQKYLGGPYPWFGGRDQVRVIYVIEPDRISSPRG; this is encoded by the coding sequence GTGCCCGTGCCCCTCGGCGAGGACGTGGTGGCGCTGCTGCGCCGCCCCAGCACCTGCTACATCGCCACGACGATGCCCGACGGCTCGCCCCAGCTCACTCAGACATGGGTCGACACCGACGGCGAGCACGTCCTGATCAACAGCGTCGAGTCGCATCAGAAGACCCGGAACATCGCGCGCGACCCCCGGGTGGCCGTCGCAATCTCCGACCCCGCGGAGCCTTCCTCCTACGTCCAGATCCGCGGCCGCGTGGTGAAGGTGGCCACCGAGGGTGCGGTCGAGCACATCGAGGCGCTCGCGCAGAAGTACCTCGGCGGGCCCTACCCGTGGTTCGGCGGCCGCGACCAGGTCCGGGTGATCTACGTGATCGAGCCGGACCGGATCAGCAGCCCCCGCGGCTGA
- a CDS encoding HAD family hydrolase: MEPRCVVLDIGGVLEITPPTGWLRRWDERLGLSPGSADRMLDDVWEAGAVGTVGEAEVRAQVGARLGLDDRRVESFMADLWAEYLGTPNTELIEYVRVLRPRCRLGILSNSFVGAREREAAAYGFGELVEEIVYSHEIGVRKPDPRAFGITCARLGVTPADCLFIDDYAVDVEAARAAGMRAHLFEGNEQTIARIAAHLDGAAPLGTRRARGDTHARHAPADRDPAGRTPAPRARPW, from the coding sequence ATGGAACCGCGCTGCGTCGTTCTCGACATCGGCGGAGTCCTGGAGATCACACCCCCGACAGGCTGGCTGCGGCGATGGGACGAGCGGCTCGGGCTGTCTCCGGGGAGTGCGGACCGGATGCTCGATGACGTATGGGAGGCCGGGGCCGTCGGGACGGTCGGCGAGGCGGAGGTGCGCGCACAGGTCGGTGCCAGGCTCGGCCTTGATGACAGGCGGGTCGAGTCGTTCATGGCCGACCTGTGGGCCGAGTACCTGGGGACGCCGAACACGGAGCTGATCGAGTACGTGCGGGTGCTGCGCCCCCGGTGCCGACTGGGCATCCTCAGCAACAGCTTCGTGGGCGCCCGTGAGAGGGAGGCGGCGGCGTACGGCTTCGGCGAACTCGTCGAGGAGATCGTCTACTCGCACGAAATCGGTGTCCGCAAGCCCGACCCGCGTGCCTTCGGCATCACGTGTGCTCGCCTCGGAGTTACACCGGCGGACTGCCTCTTCATCGACGACTACGCCGTCGACGTCGAGGCCGCCCGGGCGGCGGGCATGCGGGCTCACCTCTTCGAGGGCAACGAACAGACCATCGCCCGCATCGCGGCTCACCTGGACGGTGCCGCGCCACTCGGCACCCGCCGTGCGCGGGGAGATACCCACGCACGACACGCCCCGGCGGATCGCGACCCTGCCGGCCGAACTCCCGCACCACGAGCCCGACCTTGGTGA
- a CDS encoding EF-hand domain-containing protein: MASAFQERKLKGMFAAFDADSDGCLREEDFRALVARWSRLPRVGPGTELRARVETLLMGWWAALLEAGDANGDGTVDMSELLSVVDRLPTMVADVTATADTVFDAVDADGDGRISPDEHRRLVETWNGRSVDVTGVFELLDLNGDGHLSRDEFALLWRQFWISDDPREPGNWLCGRFAN, encoded by the coding sequence ATGGCCAGCGCGTTTCAGGAGCGCAAGCTCAAGGGGATGTTCGCCGCGTTCGACGCGGACAGCGACGGCTGTCTGCGCGAGGAGGACTTCAGGGCACTCGTCGCCCGCTGGAGCCGCCTCCCGCGAGTGGGGCCCGGCACGGAGCTGCGTGCGAGGGTGGAGACGCTGCTGATGGGCTGGTGGGCGGCGCTGCTGGAGGCCGGGGACGCCAACGGGGACGGCACGGTCGACATGAGCGAACTGCTCTCGGTCGTCGACAGGCTGCCCACCATGGTCGCGGACGTCACCGCCACCGCCGACACCGTGTTCGACGCCGTGGACGCCGACGGTGACGGCCGCATCTCCCCGGATGAACACCGCAGGCTCGTCGAGACCTGGAACGGGCGGTCCGTGGACGTGACGGGCGTCTTCGAGTTGCTCGACCTCAACGGCGACGGCCACCTCAGCCGCGACGAGTTCGCGCTTCTGTGGCGCCAGTTCTGGATCAGCGACGACCCTCGGGAGCCGGGCAACTGGCTCTGCGGTCGGTTCGCCAACTAG
- a CDS encoding MOSC domain-containing protein produces the protein MGTLVAVHRYPVKSMLGETLTGVAVTHAGLAGDRTHAVLDDDGAVGSVKHPRKWGRLLWCRGRSGEDGTVEVALPDGTRFPAEDPELGARLSKLLGRQVSVSADASAGARLERAVPEYEGGVPDAVRESAFVDGTGTEVTVGRVAPGTFFDFGKVHLVTTSSLARLRAVHPDGDFDPRRFRPNLVVDTGEGQDFVEDTWVGRRVRVGEALCRVVVPTPRCVVPTLGQDGLRADPGIMRAIAREHRTPVFDLGRLACLGVYLDVLEPGMVRTGDSVTPQD, from the coding sequence ATGGGGACTCTGGTCGCGGTGCACCGGTATCCGGTGAAGTCCATGCTCGGCGAGACGTTGACGGGCGTGGCCGTCACGCACGCGGGGCTGGCCGGAGACCGCACCCACGCCGTGCTCGACGACGACGGGGCTGTCGGGAGTGTCAAGCACCCGCGCAAGTGGGGGCGACTGCTGTGGTGCCGGGGCCGGTCGGGCGAGGACGGAACCGTCGAGGTCGCACTTCCCGACGGGACGAGGTTCCCGGCGGAGGATCCCGAACTGGGCGCGCGTCTCTCCAAGTTGCTGGGACGCCAGGTGTCCGTCTCGGCCGACGCATCGGCCGGCGCCAGGCTCGAGCGTGCGGTGCCCGAGTACGAGGGCGGGGTTCCGGATGCCGTGCGCGAGTCGGCGTTCGTGGACGGCACGGGCACGGAGGTCACCGTCGGCAGGGTCGCTCCGGGAACGTTCTTCGACTTCGGCAAGGTCCACCTGGTCACCACGTCCTCCTTGGCCAGGCTCCGGGCCGTGCACCCCGACGGCGACTTCGATCCGCGCCGCTTCCGGCCGAACCTGGTCGTCGACACCGGCGAAGGACAGGATTTCGTGGAGGACACCTGGGTCGGCCGTCGAGTCCGCGTGGGCGAGGCGCTGTGTCGCGTGGTGGTGCCCACCCCCCGCTGCGTGGTCCCCACCCTCGGCCAGGACGGCCTCCGGGCCGACCCCGGCATCATGCGCGCCATCGCACGCGAACACCGGACACCCGTCTTCGACCTGGGCCGGCTCGCATGCCTCGGCGTCTATCTGGACGTCCTCGAACCGGGCATGGTCCGCACGGGCGACTCGGTCACGCCGCAGGACTGA
- a CDS encoding esterase-like activity of phytase family protein produces the protein MTSRPFSRKSARIAMAIGATVAVVGAGTIAAQAGGRPPAPSHDFDAVSDSFSGHGTVTGDVLRNDHGATAVVRHTAPSDGEVTIDADGTFSYTPRSGFKGTDTFMYTTTDAVRLFKDTRSNGTPIPPLGQVAGPGGTTTRISGEGFGSSLAPVPGRPGHFYGLTDRGPNADAPDGNKAEMVLDFTPAIGEFRLVDGRAELVRKVALKGPRSLGGVRYSGRPPHDTSETIDDVAATNAHGGTPTPVARDPYGYDSEGLVALPDGTFWVSDEYGPYLTHFDAHGYELGRLTPYRNSPDNAHHKIVGYLPPELADRVKNKGMEGLTVTPDGSALVGVMQAALQQPDLGGTKAAGVAATRIVTIDLRTFKSRQYLYLLDNPASTGDANSEITALSGTRFLVDERDGAFEPFAHKTLYEVDIDGATDMSGLTLGGKSPEALIGTAGTNAALAVLTGAGVHVAQKRSYLDVGALVSQLDPSGAFFGHDKVEGVATTNAGRTLYLSNDDDFGIDTIAVDPDGKWTVHQKVLPPTGQEDNGEILKVDTTKLPAVLKTVTVTIHVR, from the coding sequence GTGACTTCAAGACCCTTCTCCCGTAAGAGCGCCCGGATCGCCATGGCGATCGGCGCCACCGTCGCCGTGGTGGGCGCGGGCACGATCGCGGCGCAGGCCGGCGGCCGCCCGCCTGCGCCCTCCCACGACTTCGACGCGGTCTCCGACTCCTTCTCCGGTCACGGCACGGTGACCGGAGACGTGCTGCGCAACGACCACGGCGCCACCGCGGTGGTGCGGCACACCGCTCCGTCCGACGGCGAGGTGACGATCGACGCGGACGGTACGTTCTCGTACACCCCGAGGTCCGGCTTCAAGGGCACGGACACCTTCATGTACACGACGACCGACGCGGTGCGGCTGTTCAAGGACACCCGGTCGAACGGGACCCCCATCCCGCCGCTCGGACAGGTCGCGGGTCCCGGCGGCACCACCACCAGGATCTCCGGTGAGGGCTTCGGCTCGTCGCTCGCCCCTGTGCCGGGCAGGCCCGGCCACTTCTACGGCCTCACCGACCGCGGCCCCAACGCCGACGCCCCGGACGGCAACAAGGCCGAGATGGTCCTCGACTTCACGCCGGCGATCGGTGAGTTCAGGCTCGTCGACGGCAGGGCCGAACTCGTCAGGAAGGTCGCCCTGAAGGGGCCGAGGAGCCTCGGCGGGGTGCGGTACAGCGGCCGTCCGCCGCACGACACGAGCGAGACGATCGACGACGTCGCCGCGACGAACGCCCACGGCGGCACCCCCACGCCCGTGGCCAGGGACCCGTACGGCTACGACTCCGAGGGCCTGGTGGCACTGCCGGACGGCACGTTCTGGGTGTCGGACGAGTACGGCCCCTACCTCACGCACTTCGACGCGCACGGCTACGAGCTGGGCCGGCTGACCCCGTACCGGAACAGCCCGGACAACGCACACCACAAGATCGTCGGATACCTGCCGCCCGAGCTCGCCGACCGGGTGAAGAACAAGGGCATGGAAGGCCTGACGGTCACGCCGGACGGCTCGGCCCTGGTGGGTGTCATGCAGGCCGCGCTGCAACAGCCGGATCTCGGCGGCACCAAGGCCGCGGGCGTCGCGGCCACCCGCATCGTCACGATCGACCTGCGCACGTTCAAGTCCAGGCAGTACCTGTACCTGTTGGACAACCCTGCGTCCACGGGCGACGCCAACAGCGAGATCACCGCGCTGTCCGGCACGAGGTTCCTCGTCGACGAACGTGACGGCGCCTTCGAGCCATTCGCCCACAAGACCCTCTACGAGGTCGACATCGACGGCGCCACCGACATGAGTGGCCTGACGCTCGGCGGCAAGTCGCCCGAGGCGCTGATCGGAACGGCCGGCACCAACGCGGCACTCGCCGTGCTCACCGGTGCCGGGGTCCACGTCGCGCAGAAGCGGTCGTACCTCGATGTCGGCGCGCTGGTGAGCCAACTCGACCCCAGCGGAGCGTTCTTCGGGCACGACAAGGTCGAGGGCGTCGCCACCACGAACGCCGGCAGGACGCTGTACCTGTCCAACGACGACGACTTCGGCATCGACACCATCGCCGTCGACCCCGACGGGAAGTGGACCGTGCACCAGAAGGTGCTGCCGCCCACGGGCCAGGAGGACAACGGCGAGATCCTGAAGGTGGACACCACCAAGCTGCCGGCGGTCCTCAAGACCGTCACGGTGACGATCCACGTGCGCTGA
- a CDS encoding SAM-dependent methyltransferase produces the protein MRGSAGPVPGVEADKASVARMYDAMLGGQHNFAIDREAVAAFTAIDPQVRVLAQANRDFLGRAVRFLVEAGVRQFIDLGSGIPTQGNVHEVAQAASPGARVVYVDNDPVAVAHSASLLEGNPDADIVDADIRRPAGVLDSPQLRKLIDFEQPVAVLMITILHFVATEENPAGIVAAFRDALPDGSWLAMSHATNQDRPDTAAAVGQLYRSRATSPVTARSHDDILGLFAGFDLTEPGLVHVPLWRPDPEKELPDNPSEYWVYAGVGRKNA, from the coding sequence ATGCGCGGCAGTGCAGGTCCGGTGCCCGGGGTGGAGGCCGACAAAGCGAGCGTCGCCCGGATGTACGACGCCATGCTGGGCGGACAGCACAACTTCGCCATAGACCGGGAGGCGGTGGCGGCCTTCACGGCCATCGACCCTCAGGTACGCGTCCTGGCCCAGGCCAACAGGGACTTCCTCGGACGGGCGGTGCGGTTCCTGGTCGAGGCCGGGGTACGGCAGTTCATCGACCTCGGCTCCGGCATCCCCACCCAGGGCAACGTCCACGAGGTGGCGCAGGCGGCGAGCCCGGGCGCCCGGGTGGTGTACGTCGACAACGACCCCGTGGCCGTGGCGCACAGCGCTTCCCTGCTCGAAGGCAATCCGGACGCGGACATCGTCGACGCCGACATCCGCCGGCCGGCCGGCGTCCTGGATTCACCGCAGCTGCGCAAGCTGATCGACTTCGAGCAGCCCGTAGCCGTACTGATGATCACGATCCTGCACTTCGTCGCGACCGAGGAGAACCCGGCGGGCATCGTGGCCGCGTTCCGGGACGCCCTGCCGGACGGCAGCTGGCTGGCGATGTCCCACGCGACGAACCAGGACCGCCCCGACACCGCCGCCGCGGTGGGGCAGCTCTACCGGTCCCGGGCCACCTCCCCGGTGACCGCCCGCTCCCACGACGACATCCTCGGACTCTTCGCCGGCTTCGACCTCACGGAGCCCGGTCTGGTCCACGTCCCCCTGTGGCGCCCCGACCCGGAGAAGGAACTCCCGGACAATCCTTCGGAGTACTGGGTGTACGCGGGCGTCGGCCGCAAGAACGCGTAG